Genomic window (Synechococcus sp. LA31):
GCCCCCACACAGCTCTGCGGGCCACACCGCTGCGGCAGATGGTGGATCGCCTTTACCCCGGAGCCTGCTTCGCCGATCAGGTGCACTACCTCTCTGTGGCCGGTGCCTTGTCGGCCGGTGATGGCTCGGCCCTCAGTCAACGCATGGCCCCGGGCTCCTACCAAGCCATCGCTGGTTGCCGTGATCTGAAGGGGGATGGCCTGGTGCCGGTGCAGTCGGCGCTGCTGGATGGTTCGGAGCAGATCACGCTGTCGGGCGTTGCTCACGGGGGTGCCTTTGGTGCTCACTGGTATGGCACACCTGCGGTGGTGCAGCAGTGGTGGCGGGGCTGAGGCCGAGCTGCTGATCGGCCCAGTGGGCCATCAAAGCCGCCATCAGGCTTTGGCGGTCGCCATGCAAGCGCAACATCGACGGAGGGGGGTCGCTCCCGGAAGCATCTCGCCGGCGCTAGATCCCTGCGGAACGATTGCTGCCGGAGGGAGCAGCAAAAGACACACCCCGAGGTTCAGCGTCGCTCGAGCCGCTCCAAGCTGGGGATCAGCGCTATGGCAGCCAGGATTCCCAGCGCCAGGATTAACAGGGCTGGAACCAGGGCTGCCCCCACCCGCTCATCACTGGCGTACTGGTATACCCGCACAGCCAGGGTGTCGAAATCAAAGGGGCGCAGGGCAAAGGTGAGGGGCAGCTCCTTCACGGTGTCCACGAACACCAGCAGTCCACCCACCAGGAGTGGACCCCGCAGCAATGGCAGATGCACACGCCGCAAGACTCCGAGCCAGCTGTTGCCGAGGGAGGTGGCGGCTTCATCCACGCTCGGTGGGATCCGCTCCAGGGCGGCATCGAGCCCGCCCTTCGAGACCGCCAGGAAACGATCGCTGTAACCCCACACCAGCAGCAGCAAGGGAGCCAGCGATAGCGGACCCCCGATCAGCATCAGGGCTAGGGCCAGCACCGTTCCGGGGATCGCGTAGCCCAGACCAGCGATGAAGGTGAGACGGCGCAGCGCGCTATTCGGGATCCAGCGCTTGGCGATGGCCAAGAGCAGGCCGCCGGCCACGGTGAGGGCCGCTGCTAGGAGGGCCAGGCCGAAGCTGCGACTACCGAGTGTCAACAGTTCGGTGGTGTCTTCAGCGGGGATCTGATCCCAGCTCAGGGCAGCCCAGATCACCGGGAGCCCCAGGGTGATCAGCGGTGGAATCAGGCATAGAGCCTGGCCGAACCAGCGTCGCTGCCCCTCAAGGCGCCACTGGGGGTCGACGTCGCCGTCGTTGCCAAGGTTCCAGCAGCGGCTGCGCTGGCGCAGGTTGCGTTCAGCGCCCACCAGCAGGGCCACGATCACCAGTGCCATCAAGGCCAGAGCTACGGCA
Coding sequences:
- a CDS encoding iron ABC transporter permease, giving the protein MVPLPDQAAPQSPQRGLLGAGVLLLCSLALAPVLSLGWFAFAASEGSRFDLGYGGVEQVVNTLALVALVGLLTALLGTATGWLTARCAFPGRRWLRIAQLLPLATPSYLLAATWIDLGSRYGVRVHGFTPALIVMVLSTYSYVFLLSTESFSVSGRRQLEACRSLGVGPWGSFWRVALPMALPAIGAGVALGGMEVVNELGAVQLLGVPTLSTGILNRWQQDGDPQGAVALALMALVIVALLVGAERNLRQRSRCWNLGNDGDVDPQWRLEGQRRWFGQALCLIPPLITLGLPVIWAALSWDQIPAEDTTELLTLGSRSFGLALLAAALTVAGGLLLAIAKRWIPNSALRRLTFIAGLGYAIPGTVLALALMLIGGPLSLAPLLLLVWGYSDRFLAVSKGGLDAALERIPPSVDEAATSLGNSWLGVLRRVHLPLLRGPLLVGGLLVFVDTVKELPLTFALRPFDFDTLAVRVYQYASDERVGAALVPALLILALGILAAIALIPSLERLERR